The following coding sequences lie in one Labrus bergylta chromosome 13, fLabBer1.1, whole genome shotgun sequence genomic window:
- the pou3f3a gene encoding POU domain, class 3, transcription factor 3-A codes for MLWDMATATSSPYLASSRILSGPVLHSDRRGGGMQPGNPAVTTVSSGYRGDPSVKMVQSDFMQGAMVGGNGGHMLSHAHQWVTSLPHAAAAAAAAAVAAAESGSPWPPSTQPQDVKRNREDLHPGSALHHRSPHLGAHQAHSGSWGGSSASHISIGEGGQQQHQQQQQQSLIYSQPGGFTVNGMLSSHTGQSLMHAGLVRGESPELDHRSHHHHHHHNHNNHAHHHQHHGVSHEPHSDEDTPTSDDLEHFAKQFKQRRIKLGFTQADVGLALGTLYGNVFSQTTICRFEALQLSFKNMCKLKPLLNKWLEEADSTTGSPTSIDKIATQGRKRKKRTSIEVSVKGALESHFLKCPKPSAQEINSLAETLQLEKEVVRVWFCNRRQKEKRMTPPGLPRTPEDAYSQVGSMGPDTPSPSIDCKRMYSDT; via the coding sequence ATGCTTTGGGACATGGCAACAGCCACCTCGAGTCCATACCTCGCCAGCAGCAGGATTCTATCCGGCCCGGTCCTCCACTCTGACCGGAGAGGTGGCGGCATGCAGCCGGGCAACCCAGCTGTCACCACGGTCTCTTCCGGTTACAGAGGGGACCCTTCGGTGAAGATGGTGCAGAGTGACTTCATGCAGGGTGCGATGGTGGGGGGCAACGGGGGCCACATGCTGAGCCATGCCCATCAGTGGGTGACATCGTTGCCTCACGCGGCAGCCGCAGCAGCCGCAGCCGCGGTGGCAGCAGCCGAGTCGGGTTCCCCGTGGCCCCCCAGCACCCAGCCGCAGGACgtgaagagaaacagagaggaccTCCATCCGGGCTCAGCTCTGCACCACAGGTCGCCACATCTTGGAGCCCATCAAGCGCACTCGGGAAGTTGGGGAGGCTCCTCCGCGTCGCACATAAGCATCGGTGAGggggggcagcagcagcaccagcagcagcagcagcagtctctGATTTACTCTCAGCCCGGGGGGTTCACTGTCAACGGGATGCTCAGCTCGCACACAGGCCAGAGTCTCATGCACGCCGGGTTGGTTCGCGGGGAATCCCCGGAGCTGGACCACAGGagccaccatcatcaccaccatcacaaccacaacaaccacGCTCACCATCACCAGCACCACGGGGTCAGCCACGAACCGCACTCAGACGAGGACACCCCCACCTCCGACGACCTGGAGCATTTCGCCAAACAGTTCAAACAGCGACGCATCAAGCTGGGCTTCACGCAGGCGGACGTGGGTTTAGCCCTCGGCACGCTGTACGGGAACGTCTTCTCTCAGACCACCATCTGCAGGTTCGAAGCGCTGCAGCTCAGCTTCAAGAACATGTGCAAGCTGAAGCCTCTACTCAACAAATGGCTGGAGGAGGCCGACTCCACAACCGGGAGCCCGACCAGCATCGACAAGATCGCCACGCAGGGCCGGAAGAGGAAAAAGCGCACGTCCATCGAGGTGAGCGTAAAAGGCGCGCTGGAGAGCCACTTCCTCAAGTGTCCCAAACCCTCCGCGCAGGAGATCAACTCTCTGGCGGAGACTCTGCAGCTGGAGAAGGAGGTGGTTCGGGTCTGGTTCTGCAACCGCAGGCAGAAAGAGAAGCGCATGACGCCGCCTGGACTGCCGCGCACCCCTGAGGATGCATACTCACAGGTGGGCAGCATGGGACCTGACACGCCGTCCCCCTCCATAGACTGCAAGAGGATGTACAGCGACACGTGA
- the c13h2orf49 gene encoding ashwin: MATSTGEDGKAVCTSDVDLLLHPELLSRDFMQLILSEKHVSISRCESRDRLTEIYLRHVIPLPQRTLPNSRWGKRMEKSRGRQTPAGQRSHSNDHNRKRPVIVFDGNSSNSGPLKVKKPEGTSASTGITDRLKPPPAANLHNPIRKLSGNTTSSSSSIHSSPDAASLKREANSSGSMNSPEAKKKIQHVTWP; encoded by the exons ATGGCGACTTCCACAGGAGAGGATGGAAAGGCTGTTTGTACCTCAGATGTGGATTTATTACTGCACCCCGAGCTTTTGTCTCGGGATTTTATGCAGTTAATATTAAGTGAG AAACACGTCAGCATCAGCAGGTGTGAGAGTCGGGACCGCCTCACAGAGATTTACCTTCGACATGTGATCCCGCTGCCGCAGAGGACTTTACCGAACAGTCGCTGGGGCAAAAGGATGGAGAAGAGCCGAGGGAGGCAGACCCCGGcgggtcaaaggtcacacag TAACGATCACAATAGAAAAAGGCCTGTGATTGTGTTCGATGGCAACTCCTCCAACTCTGGCCCATTAAAAGTAAAGAAACCCGAGGGAACCTCTGCGTCAACTGGAATCACCGACAGGTTAAAACCGCCCCCTGCTGCAAACCTGCACAACCCCATCCGCAAGTTATCTGGAAACACGacatcctcttcctcatccatcCACAGCAGCCCGGACGCAGCCAGTCTGAAACGGGAAGCCAATAGCTCG GGTTCAATGAACTCTCCAGAGGCGAAGAAAAAGATCCAGCATGTGACATGGCCCTGA
- the gpr45 gene encoding high-affinity lysophosphatidic acid receptor, which yields MAFCNESLLEECVFMDPDRAESPPSDAPTPVISVTLRVTLAAIMIFMITIGFLGNAIVCLIVYQKPAMRSAINLLLATLAFSDIMLSLLCMPFTAVTVATADWSFGSEFCRASIMLYWLFVLEGVSILLIISVDRFLIIVQRQDKLTPHRAKLLIAGSWVLSLCVSLPSVVGWRTGVAGVGGSWAPQCVLGYSDSLADRVYTVLLAVAVFFVPFAVMLYSYMCILNTVRRNTLRIHNHTSEHSCLPALNQVSKMRLTGLQKPPQIKVDMSFKTRAFTTILILFVGFSVCWLPHTVVSLLAVFSRRFYYSSIFYPVSIGALWLSYLKTVFNPVIYCWRIRKFREACQEFIPKSCRLCPRVPGRSHRRVRPSNIYVCSETQSAV from the coding sequence ATGGCTTTCTGTAATGAAAGCCTGCTGGAGGAGTGTGTCTTCATGGATCCGGACAGAGCGGAGAGTCCCCCGTCAGACGCCCCTACACCCGTCATATCAGTCACTCTGCGTGTGACCCTGGCTGCCATAATGATCTTCATGATCACCATCGGTTTCCTCGGCAACGCCATAGTGTGTCTGATCGTGTACCAGAAGCCGGCCATGCGCTCCGCCATCAACCTCCTCCTCGCCACGCTAGCCTTCTCGGACATCATGCTCTCGCTGCTCTGCATGCCGTTCACCGCCGTCACGGTGGCGACGGCCGACTGGAGCTTCGGCAGCGAGTTCTGCCGGGCGTCCATCATGCTGTACTGGCTGTTTGTGTTGGAGGGCGTGTCCATACTGCTCATAATCAGCGTGGACCGCTTCCTCATCATCGTGCAGCGGCAGGACAAGCTGACCCCGCACAGAGCCAAGCTGCTGATCGCAGGTTCTTGGGTGCTGAGTTTGTGCGTGTCTCTGCCTTCTGTGGTCGGGTGGAGGACGGGCGTGGCAGGGGTCGGGGGTTCCTGGGCGCCGCAGTGCGTGCTGGGATACAGCGACTCTCTTGCGGACCGTGTGTACACAGTGCTGCTGGCGGTCGCCGTGTTCTTTGTACCATTCGCCGTCATGCTGTACTCCTACATGTGCATCTTGAACACAGTGCGCCGCAACACCCTGCGCATCCACAACCACACCAGCGAGCACTCCTGCCTGCCCGCCCTCAACCAGGTCAGCAAAATGAGACTCACCGGGCTGCAGAAGCCGCCTCAGATCAAGGTGGACATGAGCTTCAAGACGCGAGCGTTCACCaccatcctcatcctcttcGTGGGCTTCTCGGTGTGTTGGCTGCCGCACACTGTGGTCAGCCTGCTCGCCGTGTTCAGCCGGCGGTTCTACTACAGCTCCATCTTCTACCCGGTCAGCATCGGCGCTCTGTGGCTCAGCTACCTGAAGACGGTTTTCAACCCGGTGATCTACTGCTGGAGGATCAGGAAGTTCAGGGAGGCGTGTCAGGAGTTCATCCCCAAGAGCTGCAGACTGTGTCCCAGAGTGCCGGGCAGGAGCCACCGGAGAGTAAGGCCAAGTAACATCTACGTTTGCAGCGAGACGCAGTCAGCGGTTTAA